From the Triticum urartu cultivar G1812 chromosome 4, Tu2.1, whole genome shotgun sequence genome, the window CTAACCCTGATCATGAAAAGTTACCCCTGGGGTACGTAGATTGACGACTGTATTGAGTTGGGGGTTGTCAACCCCTGCCAGTTGTGTGAGTGTCATTCTTCTTGAACTTCGTTGCATCTGATACGCATCATTTCTGTGCAGCCAATCGGATCCATCATTGTCAGAAATATTCTCCTTGTCAGTTTGTATGAATCCATTGTATGGTCCTAAAGTTGGTAATGCACCATCTCGGCCTGTGATGTTCTGCAGCTGGGTGACCGCCTCTTGTCTAGTAGCTGGCACATATGACACGATGTTACTGCATTGAAAGCAGCAGTAATGTTCTGCAGTTGGGTGACAGCCTCTTATCCAGTAGCTGGCATATGTGACACAAGGTTACTGCCATCGAAAGCAGCAGTAATATTTCTATTTTGCTCACGGGTTTAGCGTTGTCTCTTTAATATTTCCTCTCTATTCTGTGCATAACGCTCCCTTTCCCTCCGATTCTTAGTCTCATTAGTGTCTGAACAGATGAAGAAAAAATAATTACATGCCAATTCAATTGGGGCATAGATAATGAAATTTGATCATCATTACCTTGTGATACAGCTAGCTGTGCCGGTGTTCCTTATGTAGGCCATCTATTTCCGCAATGGTATTTTTTTCTTTTGTAGGCTTCACGCCTTCTCTTATTAATCTCATCTTTATTTTTTGCATACCGCTCTCTATCCCTCTGCCTTTTTAGTTCCTTTGGGTCTGCAAATCATGCCACAGTTCAGCAGTTGTAATACTGTATCAAACTTGAGTGACTGGGTTATGATCAATAGATGATGTTTGGTTGTTGCTTATATCCTGAAAGGGGGTGGGCGTCCTGCTGGGAGTGGGGGTCCTGTTGGGAGTGGTAGGGCCCATACGAATACGAACTCCTGTAAAAAGATGTGAGATCATTATATTTAATGGAGCGCAAGACCATCATTTAGAATATTGAACCAACAACCTCGAAATGTAATGCTGTACTTCGTAATAGATTCAATCGCAATTGTCGCTTTCAAGAGGCCTCATGCATAGGGTGTATTTTCTTATGGTCATATGATTTTGAGGGGACATCTTTGTAATAGATTCAATCGCGATTGTCGCTTTCGATCAAGAGGCCTCATGCATAGGGTGTATTTTCTTATGGTCATATGATTTTGAGGGGACATTGGCGGTAAACATGTAGCTATGTAGTTTGTAATAATATTCATATAGATTAATGTTCGGAACCAAGAGGTCACAATCAGTGTGAATTTTATATGTACATATTAATTTGACAGAACATTGTGGCAAACTACAAAGATTTGTTTCAGTCATAGGTTAGGTCAGTGGTATCAAATTTTCAGTACCATAGGGATCTGCTGAGGATCCGTGGTATGATTTCACTTGCTCATGCACTTTATGATTAGGTTTCATAACATATGCTCACGGCATATGGTTCATAACATATGCACTTTATGATTGGTTTTCAGTACCATGGTTTCACTATTTATGCAGAACTATGCAGAACAGAAACAGGAGCAATGAACGGATGTCATTGTTAACATCTTCACATGCGTGCAAATCAGCCTGCCGAGGAGTTTGCCGCCGCCGATGCATAGTCCGGAGACAGTCGCGGCAGTGTGGGCGACGGCGTCTGAAAGATTGAAGAGAAAGCATGCACTTGTGTTGGCGAGGAGGTCCTCGTCGTGGATGTCGTGGGCGTCGTCGGCATCGTCGGTGCGGCCGTCGTCCGGCGTCGTCGGTGCGGGCGTCCTCGGCGCGGGCGTTTCGGTGGAGGGCAACTCTGAAGAGCGACAGGAGGATTGGTCGCCGCTAATTTTGGAGCGGATGTGGCTGTTTCGGtgtgtttttttcttttctttttgttgGCGTTGGCTGAAGGACGGCAGAGTTTCGTCCGCCCACCTAAATTGCTTAGCATACAACGTGAGGGGTACTTTTGTGTATTCACGGTTAGATCCCATTGAGTAGGCTTATCTTGACCCTCCAATTGATGTGTTTTCTTCCGTGTACAGTAAGCGGGGTGCGTTTAGGGGAGTTAATGTTTGCTTATTTTATAGTAAGTAGAGTTACGTTCTCGGTGGGACTCCGTGCATCCCGCGGGTTTGAGGACTCCCACTCACCAAGCCCGGCTACAGATgctatctactccctccgtctcataatataaaaATGTTTTTAACGCTACCGTAGTGTCAAAAGCGTTTTTATGTTATAGGATGGAGGGAGTATCTAATTATTTGACAACATATAATAGTCTTTACGAAAACTTTTACTTTGACTTGTACTCTTTTTTATACATAGGTCAGCTGATTTGTGGTCACCGTGACGTATGCGCAGTTGATGATGTTTGATTGGGATTGAACACATGGGTGTGCTTCACTTCGACTTTTAAGTTTATAGAATATTCTCCTAACTTAAAATTTTCTTTTCTAGTTCAGGAAAAAAATTGGATTCTTGCAAAATAAAACCCTTAGCTTTTATCTTAACCCACCTCGCATGAATActtcctttttatttcttttcaaCTTGCGAATATATTCAAAGTACTCACATTTACGTGTCATATGCAGCAGACGACACTTAAATGAGAGGTGCGAATAGGACCATGAAGCTACACTTAGTTAGCCTTGTGGCGATTGATGGGCTCAAGACACTATCAGTACCCCGTGACCCCCTTCATCCACACATCGTCGACATCAACAAGATAAACAACAAAGAACAACGCTCAAGAAAAATAGAGGGTGCCTACGGAGTTGAGATGCATGCTCACTTCTGATTGCCTACCCTCCATCCTGATCCAGTAGAGGACCGACATCAATGGCGCAACGATTCCACCATCGGGGTGAGCATAGGGGAGCATGGAGAGAAATTAGGAGAGGGAGCGCAATTTCCAAATTGAACATGTGAACCCCTAAGATGAATGCGGGTGGTGAGTGGGAGCGGTTTGTCGTCGAATCGAACTCCTACACCCCATAAACCCTAACGTGGCCTGCACACCTCGCATGCACTAAACCGCCAGGGAGAATAGCGGCCACTAGATAGGCATCAGACGCTTCTGGAGACTCCCATATCTATTACAAAAAATTGTAACGTTCGTCATGTACAAAAAATGCTTAAAAATGTTTAGAAATATAAAAAAGTGTTCATATTTTTTCATAAAATGCCCACAAACATATTAGAAAATATTCTCAATTTTTCTAAAATGCCATGTATTTTTCTAAGAAATATATTTTTTAAGAAATAAATAAATCTCGTGTTttcctggaaaaccaaaataaaaaacCCACTGAAaactaataaaacagaaaaaaaaacctcaaaaaaaggaaaaataaactCACTGGAAACAACTCGCTACCGAGCCTTACACTACATGGGCCGGCCGCCCGAGCGTTCGAGAATCTGTCAGCGACCGATCTGTCAAAAAGATCTGTCTCGCTCCTTCGGTTCTTCCCCTCGCTCAATCTGTCTCCCTCGTGCCGCCGCCTCGCTAGGGTTCGgctccaccgtcgccgccgccgcgcacCGCGACCGCCTGCCGTCACCGCGCACCGCGACCGCCTGCCGCCGAGCGCCGCGACCGCCTGCCGCCGCGCACCTCGACCGCCTGCCGCCGCGCACCTCgaccgcctgccgccgccgccaccaccgccatCCCGGCGCTTCCCACCTTCGTCCTTTTCCACGATGCTCCGTCTCCGGCCGTCTGCCCTGACTCCCAGGCAGCCATAGTCCGAGCTCATCTACCCTGATTCCCTGACATCGACCCCCGAGCTTCTTTCCCGTCAATTCCCGGGCCTAGGCCATTCTCCGCCTTCCACGATCCATATCTTCATCGGCGCCCTTTCACTCTTCCGTCATGGCAATGCAAGACCATCCTTCTCCGTGTGGTCGCCACCCCCAAATCCTGCTGGATAGAAATTGTTTAGTGGGCCAGTTGGAAAATTCCACTACTGCAAAAACCAAGAATAGCAAAGGGCATCACTTGGAGCTTTCTTTTAAAGCAGTTGACCCTCCAGCTATCTCGTTGTGCCTCGTCAGCTGCGTTGATCAGACAGGGGAGCTCTTGCCAGTAGATCCTCGTATACTTGGTGAGGCTGGAGGGTCTGTACTGCTGGCTTTCACTTTCTTCGGGAGTGTCCACCATTTACCATTCACCGACTATTTCGTTTACAAAGCAGGGCCAAATTTTCCCTGTCTTCATCTTATTCCAAGGCCATATCCATCTTCTTTTGAGGCAAATTTGGTTGCTATCCTGCCTGTTAATGATAACAGTGAAGACTTTGCTGTCGTTTTTCCTCATGTTGAATATTTCGGGCTCGAGTCTCGCAAACATTACACACTCCACATTTATCGATCTGATGCAAATGATTGGCACACTCAGGTGGCTCATATCGCCGAGGATAATGAAACAAGGATAGCTAAGCGTAAGCTATTGCTTCATGATGCCATGAGCGtggcatatgcagaaaatggtaTCATAGGTTGGATTGATCTTTGGTGGGGAATTCTCTTATGCAATGTCTTGGATAAAAAGCCTATCATCCGTTTTGTTCCATTGCCAGTACCTGAACCATGTGATGCTTCTGAATTCCATTTGACGTTTGAGAATCTAACCCCAAGACCACACCGTCATGTGACGATATTCAATGATTTGATCAAGTTTGTTGAGTTAGATTTTCATGTGCAAGATGCTTTCTGCAACATGAAGCGAGGAAAAGATTATGGTTGGATGGCTAGGACCTGGAGTAGATCGATTTATTCAGATATTTGGCATGATGGTCTGACGTTTGATACATCTGAGTTATCTTTCAGTGATTCAAGTTTGCCGAATCTTTTACCTGAGATGTTTGATGACAAAAACAGTTTGACATGGGGGAATTTGACCAGTGCTGGGCCTACATTAAGCTTGCACGATGACAATGTTATTTACATTATGGCGAAGGAGAGCATGTGCCACCGGACAGCATATGTACTTGCTGTGAATGGTAAAAGTTTGAAGCTTGAGTCTGGTGCGCCTTGCTCTGCTGAAAACATGTTGTGGTTTGAACCAACCTATGATCCGTGTGTTCTTTTTAGGTCTTTTGGCACAACTTCAGGTACTTATGGAGCTAACAAAATTTTGTATTAACCAgagaaaaaaatgtttttttgttGTTGAAAACATTAATTACTGCTATACATTATGCTTTGCAAATTTTTTTTGCAGAGTCGGTTAAAGAATTTGAAACCAAAGGGACAATATCTGAAACCAAGGAAGGGCTGGCTCTCTCAGTGGTGTCGAAGCGTCTTCGCGCGCTGCGGAAGAAGCAGGATCGCATTGCGCAGATGGAGGAGTCGGTCGCCTCCGGCAAGGTGCTTAACCAGGACCAGAAGGAGGTGATGCATTCAAAGCCCACCATCGCCGCGCTCATTGACGAGCTCGAGCGCCTCCGCGTGCCACTCTCCACTGCCCTCACCAAGGAGCTCTCCACCGTCCCTGCACCTGCTGCCGGTTCCTCATCCTTTGGCTCCGATTTGTCCATCCAAGACCTCCTCGCGCTTGTCTACTTTGGCTCCCTTTTTTATGTCAAGTCACCAGACGAGTTCATCACCACCATGGTTGCACGCAAGCACGAGCGGAGCAGCTGCATCACCTACGGCTATGTATGGGATGATACCGTGGACCTGCTTACGGAGAACGACCTTGATGCAGTGTCTGCTGTGGCGGCCCTTGCCACGGCTCGCCCTGCTTCTGCGGTTGGCGTCTCCCACCATGACGCACTCCAGGCCTGTGCCCATCATGCCCGCCTATGGCTCACCCGTGCTGATGTGCCGATCCACCCTGGCTCCTCTGTTACATGTGAGGGTTGATATAGGTCTGTAATTTGGTTTGTTTTGAGCTCATTGCTGATTGAAATCTGCGGCTTTTCGCTGTAGATGCTGCGGTGAGGTCCAAGTTAGACAGGATCATGGCATCGGACTACTACACGGCGCACCATGGATCTGAAAGTGTGCAGGCACTGATGAGCATGACTGTCTCACCAGAGGCACCATCACTTAAGGAGAACATAGCTGCTGAAGGTCACAAGGTAAAATAGCAAATTGCACTCTTTTGTAATTTAATATATGCTTAGCATGGTGAAGTGATCATTGCCCTGAAACTTTGTTTTGATCTTTGTTGATGATTGCTCCTAGTATTATTATTatcattgttgttgttgttgctgctgctttTTGTGCTGGTTCAGTAGTAATGATCAATGTGGATTATAACTTTAACAAAAAAACTGTAACGTCACTCCATTTGGGGTGTAGATTATGCTGTTTCATATGGATGTTGTGGGCTGTTGCTTAGATATAACAGATGGTGCCTGTGCATTTGTGTTCTGAAAAAAACCCGCTGAAATACTAACTTAACAACTAGTATGATCATTGTATAATATTATGTGTAGTGCTACCACTATCTAGGTACAGGATGGTCTCTATTCTGATGGGTCTTCGCAGTTTGCAACATAGTAGTTGAGTTTTTGTTGTATTAAAGATTATAAATATCATGTNNNNNNNNNNNNNNNNNNNNNNNNNNNNNNNNNNNNNNNNNNNNNNNNNNNNNNNNNNNNNNNNNNNNNNNNNNNNNNNNNNNNNNNNNNNNNNNNNNNNNNNNNNNNNNNNNNNNNNNNNNNNNNNNNGNNNNNNNNNNNNNNNNNNNNNNNNNNNNNNNNNNNNNNNNNNNNNNNNNNNNNNNNNNNNNNNNNNNNNNNNNNNNNNNNNNNNNNNNNNNNNNNNNNNNNNNNNNNNNNNNNNNNNNNNNNNNNNNNNNNNNNNNNNNNNNNNNNNNNNNNNNNNNNNNNNNNNNNNNNNNNNNNNNNNNNNNNNNNNNNNNNNNNNNNNNNNNNNNNNNNNNNNNNNNNNNNNNNNNNNNNNNNNNNNNNNNNNNNNNNNNNNNNNNNNNNNNNNNNNNNNNNNNNNNNNNNNNNNNNNNNNNNNNNNNNNNNNNNNNNNNNNNNNNNNNNNNNNNNNNNNNNNNNNNNNNNNNNNNNNNNNNNNNNNNNNNNNNNNNNNNNNNNNNNNNNNNNNNNNNNNNNNNNNNNNNNNNNNNNNNNNNNNNNNNNNNNNNNNNNNNNNNNNNNNNNNNNNNNNNNNNNNNNNNNNNNNNNNNNNNNNNNNNNNNNNNNNNNNNNNNNNNNNNNNNNNNNNNNNNNNNNNNNNNNNNNNNNNNNNNNNNNNNNNNNNNNNNNNNNNNNNNNNNNNNNNNNNNNNNNNNNNNNNNNNNNNNNNNNNNNNNNNNNNNNNNNNNNNNNNNNNNNNNNNNNNNNNNNNNNNNNNNNNNNNNNNNNNNNNNNNNNNNNNNNNNNNNNNNNNNNNNNNNNNNNNNNNNNNNNNNNNNNNNNNNNNNNNNNNNNNNNNNNNNNNNNNNNNNNNNNNNNNNNNNNNNNNNNNNNNNNNNNNNNNNNNNNNNNNNNNNNNNNNNNNNNNNNNNNNNNNNNNNNNNNNNNNNNNNNNNNNNNNNNNNNNNNNNNNNNNNNNNNNNNNNNNNNNNNNNNNNNNNNNNNNNNNNNNNNNNNNNNNNNNNNNNNNNNNNNNNNNNNNNNNNNNNNNNNNNNNNNNNNNNNNNNNNNNNNNNNNNNNNNNNNNNNNNNNNNNNNNNNNNNNNNNNNNNNNNNNNNNNNNNNNNNNNNNNNNNNNNNNNNNNNNNNNNNNNNNNNNNNNNNNNNNNNNNNNNNNNNNNNNNNNNNNNNNNNNNNNNNNNNNNNNNNNNNNNNNNNNNNNNNNNNNNNNNNCCATACCAAAGAGGTGAAGAGGGGGTAATTTCTTGAGGCATCAAAAACAGGGGAACCAAGAACTTGAGGCCAAAACCCCCAATACCTTCAGTTCCTCAAGAATCCCAACTCTAGGCTGCACTAAAATCCACAGCCAAGGCTCCTAATCTCTCCCAGCTCCTGAACTGAAGAACCCAGGCAGAAACACCAAGAAGAGGCCTCGCAATTCAGAGAGGCTAGCTAGCCACATACCTATCCCCGCACTCAAAAGCCAAGAAAAGCTCACCAACCAATCATTGGAGCCGATAACAGCAGCACCACACGGAAAGAAAAAAGATAAACAAAAAGGATCGGTTGCAGTTGCAGTTGCACCCACTCAGATCAGACACCCCAATTCCCCGAAGCGAAGAAGCAGCAGCAA encodes:
- the LOC125550263 gene encoding uncharacterized protein LOC125550263 gives rise to the protein MAMQDHPSPCGRHPQILLDRNCLVGQLENSTTAKTKNSKGHHLELSFKAVDPPAISLCLVSCVDQTGELLPVDPRILGEAGGSVLLAFTFFGSVHHLPFTDYFVYKAGPNFPCLHLIPRPYPSSFEANLVAILPVNDNSEDFAVVFPHVEYFGLESRKHYTLHIYRSDANDWHTQVAHIAEDNETRIAKRKLLLHDAMSVAYAENGIIGWIDLWWGILLCNVLDKKPIIRFVPLPVPEPCDASEFHLTFENLTPRPHRHVTIFNDLIKFVELDFHVQDAFCNMKRGKDYGWMARTWSRSIYSDIWHDGLTFDTSELSFSDSSLPNLLPEMFDDKNSLTWGNLTSAGPTLSLHDDNVIYIMAKESMCHRTAYVLAVNGKSLKLESGAPCSAENMLWFEPTYDPCVLFRSFGTTSESVKEFETKGTISETKEGLALSVVSKRLRALRKKQDRIAQMEESVASGKVLNQDQKEVMHSKPTIAALIDELERLRVPLSTALTKELSTVPAPAAGSSSFGSDLSIQDLLALVYFGSLFYVKSPDEFITTMVARKHERSSCITYGYVWDDTVDLLTENDLDAVSAVAALATARPASAVGVSHHDALQACAHHARLWLTRADVPIHPGSSVTYAAVRSKLDRIMASDYYTAHHGSESVQALMSMTVSPEAPSLKENIAAEGHKVK